From a region of the candidate division WOR-3 bacterium genome:
- a CDS encoding carcinine hydrolase/isopenicillin-N N-acyltransferase family protein, with protein sequence MATRENRPILWKNRDVSNPNQEMRFFSGERFRFIANVYAGETLDVWAGINEAGFAIMNSNSYNLGGGGEDRGGADDGTIMRLALGSCASVEDFERLLDSLNLVGRETPANFGVFDNSGKAAIFEASHTFYTRYDADEESLGFLLRANFSMSGGPTRLLGKNRFERALQLCIPAVKERILSVEFIVRNLCRDLGQVGFDPYPLPFLSRVEPLPYGYLPTETTICRNLTRSVEIMVGPQPGKNPNTSMIWVLLGAPIATLPVPLWVKGGRLPNELDGDITAPICDEAQRLRDYLYPLPEFPNAINTFRLASWLEHIAPVESMIFNIVTYHESLWAESGPDSMSAARLSSEICTLVLRTYQEFWDKIQPSHFPLTRFSTPTFTFTSSSSFFDVAGRKATPPIADGVYFLYTEKQPLRVIILR encoded by the coding sequence TTGGCAACAAGGGAAAACCGCCCCATCCTGTGGAAGAATCGCGATGTTTCCAATCCTAATCAGGAGATGAGGTTCTTTTCTGGAGAGCGGTTTCGCTTCATCGCCAATGTCTATGCCGGTGAAACGCTTGATGTGTGGGCAGGAATTAATGAGGCTGGGTTTGCGATAATGAACTCCAACTCTTATAATCTCGGGGGCGGTGGGGAGGACCGAGGAGGTGCGGATGATGGCACAATTATGCGCCTCGCTTTGGGTAGCTGCGCCAGTGTGGAGGATTTTGAGCGGCTCCTGGACTCGCTCAATCTGGTGGGAAGGGAAACCCCGGCAAACTTTGGCGTGTTTGATAACTCTGGCAAGGCCGCTATCTTTGAAGCCAGCCACACCTTCTATACCCGCTATGACGCCGATGAGGAATCATTGGGCTTTCTCTTACGCGCAAACTTCTCAATGTCTGGGGGTCCGACTCGCCTTTTGGGCAAAAATCGATTTGAACGGGCATTGCAGTTATGCATCCCGGCGGTTAAGGAAAGAATTCTTTCGGTTGAGTTCATCGTCAGGAATCTGTGCCGCGATTTAGGGCAGGTAGGGTTTGACCCTTATCCGTTGCCTTTTTTAAGCCGGGTTGAACCGCTGCCTTATGGGTATCTGCCCACCGAGACCACCATCTGTCGCAATCTGACCCGCTCAGTAGAAATAATGGTCGGTCCGCAACCCGGGAAAAACCCGAACACAAGTATGATTTGGGTCCTCTTAGGTGCGCCCATAGCCACCCTGCCTGTTCCTTTGTGGGTTAAAGGAGGAAGGCTTCCCAATGAGCTTGACGGAGACATCACCGCCCCCATATGCGACGAGGCACAGAGGTTAAGGGATTATCTCTATCCACTCCCTGAATTTCCTAATGCGATAAACACCTTCCGTCTCGCCAGCTGGCTGGAGCATATTGCCCCGGTGGAGTCAATGATTTTCAATATTGTCACCTACCACGAAAGCCTCTGGGCGGAGTCCGGTCCAGATTCGATGAGCGCTGCCCGACTGTCAAGTGAAATCTGCACCCTTGTGCTCAGAACCTATCAGGAGTTCTGGGACAAAATTCAACCAAGCCATTTCCCGCTGACCCGCTTCTCAACCCCAACCTTTACCTTCACCTCATCCTCATCCTTCTTTGATGTAGCGGGCAGAAAAGCAACCCCGCCCATTGCCGATGGAGTCTATTTTCTCTACACCGAAAAGCAACCGCTAAGGGTGATTATCCTCCGCTGA
- a CDS encoding 2-hydroxyacyl-CoA dehydratase family protein yields MTADYGYQDPRPARITFDEWDDLFQRIPDELIEKFHYFPPNNEPWSKYLFPPQTFAIYGARHLRRLKFDNSLAALRLWGFINNESERLFRARQMGKKVIAVMGDLGPLAVIVNSFPDCVAFYPDCWWWTPFAMESKVLLDAAAQLGIGEATCFSRAALGAFAKHSYFPDPDLIICATGASCDDYSGVESLVAKMFGKVIWVETPLRICGETAQLTQLLTEEYRRVITALEQLTGTKMTETLLLNGIERSNRVRQLTHRLRSLAYENCTLPALETMMIEFGCLHYYSDITEWTAILEHLLATAEYRLKGNLPILKPDSLRLAWLTPPADPLLLPYVEELGARVVATEYVINQALTIIDTDADDPLGAIARSMLAGSLNGTSRERADLLIAQAEMRKAEGVIVSAILGGSHCALESKLIATHIKQRLKIPLLEFDVAPPKGEIDRQTITRIEAFMELVRSKRCQKS; encoded by the coding sequence ATGACCGCTGATTACGGCTATCAAGACCCAAGACCGGCGCGCATCACCTTTGACGAGTGGGACGACCTGTTTCAGAGGATTCCTGATGAACTCATAGAAAAATTTCACTACTTCCCTCCCAACAACGAGCCCTGGTCAAAATACCTCTTTCCACCCCAGACCTTTGCCATTTACGGCGCGCGGCACCTGCGCCGGCTCAAGTTTGACAACTCCCTTGCCGCCTTGCGCCTCTGGGGCTTTATCAACAACGAATCGGAACGCCTCTTCCGTGCCCGGCAAATGGGCAAAAAGGTGATTGCGGTGATGGGTGACTTAGGACCGCTCGCGGTCATCGTCAACTCATTTCCTGATTGTGTTGCCTTTTATCCGGACTGCTGGTGGTGGACACCCTTTGCGATGGAGAGCAAGGTTCTCTTAGATGCGGCTGCCCAACTTGGCATCGGTGAGGCAACCTGTTTTTCCCGGGCAGCCTTAGGCGCATTTGCCAAACACAGTTATTTCCCTGACCCGGATTTGATTATTTGCGCTACCGGTGCCTCCTGCGATGACTACTCAGGGGTTGAGAGCCTGGTGGCGAAAATGTTCGGCAAGGTAATATGGGTGGAAACACCACTGCGAATTTGTGGTGAAACAGCACAATTGACCCAATTACTGACCGAGGAATACCGGCGGGTCATTACGGCACTTGAACAACTAACCGGTACAAAAATGACCGAAACCCTACTTCTTAATGGAATTGAGCGGTCAAACCGTGTTCGCCAGCTTACCCACCGGCTCCGCTCACTCGCCTATGAGAATTGCACATTGCCTGCTTTAGAGACGATGATGATTGAATTTGGCTGTCTTCATTACTACTCAGACATAACCGAATGGACCGCAATTCTTGAACACCTGCTTGCAACTGCAGAATACCGTCTGAAAGGCAATTTACCCATCTTGAAACCCGATTCCCTCCGCCTCGCCTGGCTTACACCACCGGCAGACCCGCTTCTTCTCCCCTATGTTGAGGAACTCGGGGCGCGGGTGGTGGCAACCGAATATGTGATAAATCAGGCATTGACCATAATTGACACAGACGCAGATGACCCACTTGGAGCAATTGCCCGGTCTATGCTTGCCGGTTCGTTAAACGGGACTTCAAGAGAACGGGCAGATTTGTTGATAGCGCAGGCAGAAATGAGAAAAGCCGAAGGTGTAATTGTTTCCGCAATCTTGGGTGGCTCCCACTGTGCCTTAGAGTCAAAACTGATTGCCACTCACATCAAACAGCGGCTTAAAATACCCCTTCTTGAGTTTGACGTTGCCCCACCTAAAGGGGAGATTGACCGCCAAACTATAACGAGGATAGAGGCTTTTATGGAACTTGTGCGGAGTAAAAGATGCCAGAAATCCTGA
- the ribD gene encoding bifunctional diaminohydroxyphosphoribosylaminopyrimidine deaminase/5-amino-6-(5-phosphoribosylamino)uracil reductase RibD, whose protein sequence is MAKWSDADRRFMMAALEEAFKGCGLVSPNPMVGAVLVKNGRIVGRGYHRRFGAPHAEVEAIRDAGREGRGSTLYVTMEPCCFQGKTPPCTEAILAAGVKEVKVAMIDPNPKVNGQGVKCLRRQGIKVETGLLEKEARRLNEAYITFMTEHRPFVILKVASTLDGMMATADGESQWITGERARAAGQFLRLMADAVLVGVNTVLKDNPSLTCRLNREKRLLRVVLDSALRTSGKERLFSEPGGVLVFTASSQEQRIRRLERAGGEVVRVRQEKKGMLNWEDILNELYHRQVTLVLIEGGATVVSSALETGIVDKAFFFIAPKVLGPGKLFSKGMKPRSLTNALILKDVRHIEFGEDILIEGYVYRFS, encoded by the coding sequence ATGGCAAAATGGAGTGATGCTGACCGGCGCTTTATGATGGCCGCGCTGGAGGAGGCTTTTAAGGGGTGTGGGCTGGTTTCGCCCAATCCGATGGTGGGAGCGGTGTTGGTTAAAAACGGCAGGATTGTGGGCAGGGGCTATCACCGTAGGTTTGGTGCCCCTCATGCCGAGGTTGAAGCGATTCGTGATGCGGGCAGAGAAGGGCGAGGCTCTACTCTTTATGTGACGATGGAGCCCTGCTGTTTTCAGGGCAAGACACCTCCCTGCACCGAGGCAATTCTTGCGGCAGGGGTAAAAGAGGTGAAGGTTGCGATGATTGACCCGAACCCGAAGGTTAACGGCCAGGGTGTGAAATGTCTCCGCCGGCAGGGGATAAAGGTTGAGACCGGTCTCTTAGAAAAGGAGGCGCGGCGTCTTAACGAGGCTTATATTACATTTATGACCGAGCACCGCCCGTTTGTCATCCTGAAGGTGGCATCAACCCTTGACGGAATGATGGCAACCGCTGATGGTGAGTCGCAATGGATTACCGGTGAGCGGGCACGGGCAGCGGGTCAGTTTTTGCGCCTGATGGCAGATGCGGTTCTGGTGGGGGTGAACACCGTTTTAAAGGACAACCCGAGCCTGACCTGCCGGCTCAACCGGGAAAAGCGGCTTTTGCGGGTTGTCCTTGATTCAGCATTGCGAACCAGTGGCAAAGAGAGACTTTTTTCTGAACCAGGTGGGGTCTTGGTTTTTACCGCGAGTAGTCAGGAGCAAAGGATTCGGAGGTTGGAACGGGCCGGTGGTGAGGTTGTGCGGGTCAGGCAGGAGAAAAAAGGGATGCTCAACTGGGAAGACATCTTAAACGAACTCTATCACCGGCAGGTCACCCTGGTTCTGATTGAAGGTGGCGCAACCGTGGTATCTTCAGCACTCGAGACAGGGATAGTGGATAAGGCATTTTTCTTTATTGCGCCCAAGGTTTTGGGTCCGGGCAAACTTTTCTCTAAGGGGATGAAGCCCCGCTCGCTAACCAATGCGCTAATCTTAAAGGATGTGCGCCATATTGAGTTTGGTGAGGACATTTTGATTGAGGGCTATGTTTACCGGTTTAGTTGA
- a CDS encoding acylphosphatase, with amino-acid sequence MDEKGDKASFVALVFGRVQGVFFRMFVLREARALGLTGRVRNLPDGSVEVNAEGERGKLEKLIERLHQGPPGALVQNVSVTWSDYLHEYDDFQIDYR; translated from the coding sequence ATGGACGAAAAAGGTGATAAGGCAAGTTTTGTTGCCCTTGTTTTTGGCAGGGTGCAAGGGGTGTTTTTCCGGATGTTCGTTTTAAGGGAGGCGCGGGCGTTAGGGCTTACTGGCAGGGTACGCAATCTCCCTGACGGTTCGGTTGAGGTCAACGCCGAAGGTGAAAGGGGAAAACTGGAGAAACTCATTGAGCGCCTCCATCAGGGTCCACCAGGAGCGCTGGTACAGAATGTTTCGGTAACCTGGAGCGATTATCTGCATGAGTATGACGATTTCCAGATAGATTACCGGTGA
- the murA gene encoding UDP-N-acetylglucosamine 1-carboxyvinyltransferase: MDRFVIRGSKPLKGSIAVARAKNAVLPLLACCLLTEETCTIHDVPLLEDVNTMLKLLRAIGVKVEMKNRQVKITAAGKLKAEAPYDIVRKMRASYYVLGPLLARMGECRVSLPGGCAIGPRPVDLHLKGVAGLGARIRIEKGYIRARARSLHGSTMILAGHKGPSVGATINTMMAATLARGTTVIEGAACEPEVDDVAQFLNGMGAKITGAGTPQIKIEGVKRLSGTSHTPIPDRIEAGTFAVAAAITQGKVEITGCEPKHLTAVIAKLREIGAQVEAGEKSIFVEMKARPKATKISTAPYPGFPTDMQAQFTALLSLGIGTSTVTENIFESRFLHALELNRMGASIDIIGNMAVIHGVERLEGAQVMASDLRASAALVLAALAARGKSEILRIYHLDRGYERLEEKLNLLGADIKRVRT, translated from the coding sequence GTGGACCGTTTTGTTATCCGGGGCTCAAAACCGCTCAAGGGCAGTATTGCTGTTGCCAGGGCAAAGAATGCGGTTCTGCCGCTGCTCGCCTGTTGCCTTTTGACCGAAGAGACCTGCACAATCCACGATGTCCCTCTCCTTGAGGATGTAAATACTATGCTCAAACTCTTGAGGGCAATCGGCGTTAAGGTAGAAATGAAAAACCGCCAGGTGAAAATCACTGCCGCGGGAAAACTCAAAGCCGAAGCTCCTTATGACATCGTCCGCAAGATGCGGGCGAGCTATTATGTCTTAGGACCGCTCCTTGCACGGATGGGGGAGTGCCGCGTGTCTCTGCCCGGTGGCTGCGCCATCGGGCCAAGGCCGGTTGACCTTCATCTCAAAGGAGTTGCTGGACTTGGTGCCCGTATCAGAATTGAAAAGGGGTATATCCGGGCGCGGGCAAGGAGTTTGCATGGAAGCACAATGATACTTGCCGGGCACAAAGGTCCAAGTGTTGGTGCCACTATCAATACAATGATGGCGGCAACCCTTGCCCGAGGGACAACCGTAATTGAAGGCGCTGCCTGCGAGCCCGAGGTGGATGACGTTGCTCAATTCCTTAATGGGATGGGCGCAAAGATAACCGGTGCGGGCACACCGCAAATTAAAATTGAAGGCGTTAAACGACTCTCGGGCACCAGTCACACACCCATACCTGACCGGATTGAAGCAGGGACATTTGCTGTTGCCGCTGCGATCACCCAGGGAAAAGTTGAAATAACGGGCTGCGAGCCTAAGCACCTGACCGCAGTCATTGCCAAACTGCGCGAGATTGGCGCTCAGGTGGAGGCAGGTGAAAAAAGCATCTTCGTAGAGATGAAAGCCCGCCCCAAGGCAACGAAAATTTCCACCGCGCCCTATCCTGGTTTTCCCACCGACATGCAGGCGCAGTTCACCGCGCTTTTAAGCCTCGGAATTGGCACCTCAACTGTAACCGAAAATATCTTTGAATCCCGCTTCCTCCACGCCCTGGAACTCAACCGTATGGGCGCATCCATTGATATCATTGGTAATATGGCGGTGATTCACGGGGTGGAAAGACTTGAAGGGGCGCAGGTGATGGCATCAGACCTGCGTGCCTCAGCCGCGCTCGTCCTTGCCGCACTTGCTGCCCGGGGAAAAAGCGAAATCCTGCGCATCTACCACCTTGACCGCGGCTACGAAAGGCTTGAGGAGAAACTTAATCTCTTGGGCGCTGATATAAAACGTGTTAGAACCTAA
- the ispG gene encoding flavodoxin-dependent (E)-4-hydroxy-3-methylbut-2-enyl-diphosphate synthase, translated as MLEPKKRRKSIPVTVGGIIIGGGAPVRVQSMTKTRTDDIPRTVRQIRRLQRAGCELVRLAVPDEKSAWALSAIRKKTSIPLVADIHFNYKLALMSIEAGVDKVRINPGNIGAHWKVGEIIRAAQDRNVAIRIGVNSGSLPKGIGSGVPALLRAIEQALIPFEKLNFQRLILSVKTTSFNELIAANKELATRYPYPLHLGLTEAGPPFEGAIRSAAALSPLLFAGIGDTIRISLTGDPVLEVIAGYELLAALGLRITGPLVYSCPGCGRTMVDINRLTQEVKKGLKGITTPLKIAVMGCVVNGPGEAREADFGIAGGRGKGVVFAKGIAVRTCSESELSVALIEEIKKRTGGGSQS; from the coding sequence GTGTTAGAACCTAAAAAGCGGCGCAAAAGCATTCCGGTAACGGTTGGAGGGATAATCATTGGTGGCGGTGCCCCGGTGCGGGTCCAGTCAATGACAAAAACCCGAACCGATGATATCCCAAGAACCGTGCGCCAAATCAGACGCCTTCAAAGGGCAGGTTGTGAACTGGTGCGCCTTGCCGTGCCTGACGAAAAGAGTGCCTGGGCATTATCCGCAATCAGAAAAAAGACATCTATTCCCCTTGTCGCCGACATCCATTTCAATTATAAACTTGCCCTGATGAGCATCGAGGCGGGGGTGGATAAAGTTAGGATAAACCCTGGGAATATAGGTGCTCACTGGAAGGTTGGGGAAATCATCCGTGCCGCTCAAGACCGGAATGTAGCAATCCGCATAGGCGTCAACTCAGGTTCATTACCGAAGGGAATCGGTTCAGGTGTCCCCGCCCTCCTTAGAGCAATAGAACAGGCGCTAATCCCTTTTGAGAAACTTAACTTCCAGCGACTTATCCTTTCTGTTAAGACTACCAGCTTTAACGAACTGATTGCCGCAAATAAAGAATTGGCAACCCGTTACCCTTATCCACTCCATCTCGGTCTAACCGAAGCCGGTCCACCATTTGAAGGTGCCATCCGCTCAGCGGCAGCACTTTCCCCACTTCTATTTGCGGGAATTGGCGATACGATAAGAATCTCTCTTACCGGTGACCCGGTTCTTGAGGTCATCGCTGGTTACGAACTCTTGGCAGCGTTAGGACTACGAATAACCGGACCGCTTGTCTATTCCTGCCCTGGTTGCGGTAGAACTATGGTTGATATTAACCGACTTACCCAGGAGGTAAAAAAGGGGTTGAAAGGAATAACTACACCGCTGAAAATTGCGGTAATGGGCTGCGTTGTTAACGGACCAGGAGAGGCCAGGGAGGCTGACTTCGGCATTGCCGGCGGCAGGGGTAAGGGGGTTGTCTTTGCTAAGGGAATAGCGGTGCGCACCTGTTCTGAGTCCGAACTGAGTGTTGCCCTAATTGAAGAAATCAAGAAAAGAACAGGTGGAGGTTCACAATCATAA
- a CDS encoding uroporphyrinogen decarboxylase family protein has translation MPEILTPRERFGLLVIDEVQDRVPVFPLLTSYAAVHSGVPLRSYYTDGETMAKCQLQAREFYQTDFISIFSEVGIIAEGLGSEYFYPEDDLPVLSRPKWLSLDDAVKQLLHSAGNYESVAGRLTVYLDAIHYAYEAIGDRVPILAYIPAPFTTAQQLIDPEEFLLGLIECPDLINLLLTYALNAVLSFSRKVIRQGALPILVDPLASGSVLGPTQYQEFALPFEKAVIDFWHRYDLDVILHICGDTSEIINLMPETGADLISVDKIELEKAVRVAGGRVRIVGNFDTSDLLLGTSNEVAELVQKMLILGKTCPRGYVAATGCEVPLGTPRENVLTFVQTAKRVGIYDFPKGLKTGGYYAHRRD, from the coding sequence ATGCCAGAAATCCTGACACCAAGGGAGAGGTTCGGGCTTTTGGTTATTGATGAGGTTCAGGACCGGGTCCCGGTCTTTCCATTACTCACATCCTACGCTGCAGTTCACTCTGGTGTGCCTTTGCGGTCTTATTACACTGATGGCGAGACCATGGCAAAGTGTCAATTACAAGCACGGGAGTTTTATCAAACCGACTTTATCTCCATCTTCTCTGAGGTGGGGATAATCGCCGAAGGGTTAGGTTCGGAGTATTTCTATCCTGAAGATGACCTGCCGGTTCTTTCTCGACCGAAATGGCTCAGCCTGGACGATGCGGTAAAACAGCTCCTACACTCCGCAGGCAACTACGAAAGCGTTGCGGGAAGATTGACGGTTTACCTTGATGCGATTCATTACGCCTATGAGGCGATAGGTGACCGGGTGCCAATTCTTGCCTATATTCCGGCACCATTTACTACTGCCCAGCAACTCATTGACCCTGAGGAATTTCTCTTGGGTCTCATTGAGTGTCCAGACCTAATAAACTTACTCCTGACATATGCGCTTAATGCGGTCCTTTCATTTTCGCGAAAGGTAATAAGGCAGGGCGCACTGCCAATCCTTGTTGACCCTCTGGCTTCAGGTAGTGTTTTGGGCCCAACTCAGTATCAAGAGTTTGCACTGCCGTTTGAGAAGGCGGTAATTGATTTCTGGCATCGGTATGACCTTGATGTAATTCTGCATATCTGCGGTGATACTTCAGAAATTATCAACCTGATGCCGGAAACTGGTGCCGATTTAATCAGTGTGGATAAAATTGAACTTGAAAAGGCGGTGAGAGTCGCGGGTGGGCGTGTGCGGATTGTCGGCAATTTTGATACTTCAGACTTGTTGTTGGGGACATCAAATGAGGTTGCGGAACTGGTACAAAAAATGCTTATATTAGGTAAGACCTGTCCGCGTGGCTATGTGGCGGCAACAGGGTGCGAGGTTCCGTTAGGAACCCCGAGGGAGAATGTCTTAACTTTTGTGCAGACCGCAAAGCGGGTGGGCATTTATGATTTTCCCAAGGGGTTAAAAACAGGAGGTTATTATGCTCATCGCAGGGATTGA
- a CDS encoding acyl-CoA dehydratase activase, which produces MLIAGIDVGSVNTKVVLYDADAGEIRAFLVTRTGMNPKKQGEKAFNQCLRDAGIEMTEVKEVVATGYARHALNFTTKVVTEITATAWGVRYWHPSCRTVIDIGGQDSKVLTLNEEGGVDGFQMNDRCAAGTGSFLEFIARSLEIPIEEFGRLSLSSQRPVLLSSLCVVMAESEILSLVAADTPREDIIAGLHQALAARVVNMAARLEIKPEVVFAGGTALNEGMMVALERTLGLPVAVAKMPMLVAALGAALLGSAEDNHP; this is translated from the coding sequence ATGCTCATCGCAGGGATTGATGTCGGTTCAGTTAATACCAAAGTGGTTTTATATGATGCGGATGCCGGGGAGATAAGGGCTTTTTTGGTTACACGCACCGGGATGAATCCAAAGAAGCAGGGAGAAAAGGCATTCAATCAATGTCTCCGAGATGCGGGGATAGAAATGACCGAAGTCAAGGAGGTTGTTGCCACTGGTTATGCCCGACATGCCCTTAATTTTACTACTAAGGTTGTCACCGAGATAACTGCTACTGCGTGGGGTGTTAGATATTGGCATCCTTCGTGTCGTACCGTGATTGATATCGGGGGTCAGGATTCCAAGGTATTGACATTAAATGAAGAAGGAGGGGTGGATGGGTTTCAGATGAACGACCGGTGTGCAGCGGGCACGGGTAGTTTTCTGGAGTTTATTGCCCGCTCCCTCGAGATACCAATTGAAGAGTTTGGTCGCCTAAGTCTAAGTTCGCAAAGGCCGGTTTTACTTTCAAGCCTGTGTGTGGTGATGGCAGAGTCAGAGATTCTTTCCTTGGTTGCTGCGGATACGCCAAGAGAGGATATTATTGCTGGCCTGCATCAGGCACTGGCAGCAAGGGTGGTGAATATGGCCGCGCGCCTGGAGATTAAACCGGAGGTGGTGTTTGCTGGGGGCACAGCCTTAAACGAGGGGATGATGGTTGCTCTTGAAAGGACGCTTGGCCTGCCGGTGGCAGTGGCAAAGATGCCGATGCTGGTTGCGGCATTAGGGGCGGCGCTTCTTGGGTCAGCGGAGGATAATCACCCTTAG
- a CDS encoding riboflavin synthase, protein MFTGLVEAIGTVKRVERQGDNRLFSIAADFAPELRPGESVAVNGCCLTVVAVNGRLFKVEAVAQTLRSTNLSRLVVGAHVNLERALKMGERIGGHLVLGHIDEVGILKRVERRSGETRWTVGVKEESCRLLVPKGSVAIEGVSLTVVSVERGEFRVNLIPFTLRQTVLGERRQGDKVNIEYDILVKSAQRSKGSHPAL, encoded by the coding sequence ATGTTTACCGGTTTAGTTGAGGCAATTGGCACAGTCAAAAGGGTTGAGCGGCAGGGAGATAACCGGCTTTTTTCGATTGCGGCAGATTTTGCCCCGGAGTTGAGACCGGGCGAAAGCGTTGCTGTCAACGGTTGCTGTTTGACCGTAGTGGCAGTTAACGGCAGGCTTTTCAAGGTTGAGGCGGTTGCCCAGACCCTGAGGTCAACAAATCTCAGCCGATTGGTTGTTGGCGCGCATGTCAACCTTGAGCGGGCGCTGAAAATGGGCGAGCGTATTGGCGGCCATCTGGTCTTAGGACATATCGACGAGGTTGGCATCTTAAAAAGGGTTGAACGTCGCTCAGGCGAAACGAGATGGACAGTAGGGGTAAAAGAGGAAAGTTGCCGATTGCTGGTACCCAAGGGTTCGGTGGCAATTGAGGGTGTGAGTTTAACAGTTGTTAGCGTGGAAAGGGGGGAGTTCCGGGTCAATCTCATCCCCTTTACCCTGAGGCAGACGGTTTTAGGAGAGCGCCGGCAGGGGGATAAGGTCAATATTGAGTATGACATACTTGTCAAGTCTGCCCAGCGGTCAAA